CGGTTCTGGAGATCGCCGGCACCTGCGCGCGCTGCCGCGACGCGGGAGCGGGCACGCCGGCGACGAGCGATGCGTCGCTCGCCACACCTTGATGGCGCGGCCTGTTGACGGCCCGCGCGGGCCGGCTTAACCCGATCTTCCATGAGGCGCGCCCCGTGAGGCGCCGGCGCCTGGCCCGGCCTGCCCCTGTCGAAGCGAGAGCGAAGTGATGACCGACCCGATGGCCGAAACGCTGGCCACCATCGTCGCGCCGGAACTCGAAGCCGCCGGCCCCGCGCCGCGCCGCCAGACCGTGGCGGTGAAGGTCGGGTCGATCACGGTGGGCGGCGGCGCCCCGGTCGTCGTCCAGTCCATGACCAATACCGACACGGCCGATGCGGAAGGCACCGCCCGTCAGGTCGCCGCGCTCGCCCGCGCCGGCTCGGAAGTGGTGCGCATCACGGTGGATCGTGAGGAATCCGCGGTTGCCGTGCCGGCCATCAAGGAGCGCCTCCTGAAGATGGGGCTCGACACCCCCCTCGTCGGCGACTTCCACTATAATGGCCACCTCCTGCTGACCAAGTACCCGGACTGCGCGGCCGCGCTCGACAAGTACCGCATCAATCCCGGCAATGTCGGCTTCGGGCAGAAACGCGACCGCCACTTCACCACCATCGTCGAGCAGGCGATCAAGCACGACAAGCCCGTGCGCATCGGCGCGAATTGGGGCTCGCTGGACGAGGATCTGCTGACCGAACTGATGGACCAGAACGCCCGGCTACCCCGCCCGGCGCAGGCCCGCGCCGTCACCCGCGAAGCACTGGTGCGCTCGGCCCTGCTCTCGGCCGCGCTCGCCGAGGAGATCGGCCTGCCGAAGAACCGGATCATCCTCTCCGCCAAGGTCTCGGCGGTGCAGGATCTCATCACCGTCTATGCCGAGCTTGCCCGCCGCTCGGACTATGCGCTGCATCTCGGGCTCACCGAGGCCGGCATGGGCTCGAAGGGCATCGTCGCCTCCGCCGCCTCGATGGGCGTGCTGCTGCAACAGGGCATTGGCGACACGATCCGCGTCTCGCTCACCCCCGAGCCCGGCGGCGACCGCACCCGCGAGGTGACGGTGGCGCAGGAAATGCTCCAGACCATGGGCCTGCGCACCTTCGTGCCGCTGGTCGCCGCCTGTCCGGGCTGCGGGCGCACCACCTCCACAACCTTCCAGGAGCTCGCCTTCGAGGTGCAGGACTTCATCCGCACCTCCATGCCCGGCTGGAAGACGCGCTACCCCGGCGTCGAGACGCTCAACGTCGCGGTGATGGGCTGCATCGTCAACGGGCCGGGCGAGAGCAAGCACGCCGATATCGGCATCTCGCTGCCCGGCACCGGCGAATTCCCCACCGCCCCGGTCTATCTCGACGGCAAGAAGGCGATGACCCTGCGCGGCCCCACCCTGCGCGAGGACTTCAAGAAGATCGTCGAGGACTATGTCGAACGCCGCTTCGGCATGGGCGGCCGCGCCGCGCCCACCGAGGGCATCGACGCGGCGGAGTAAGCAGGGTGGGCGGAGGCGGCACAATAATGGGGCCGTCACCCCGATCCCCATCCCG
Above is a window of Ancylobacter sp. WKF20 DNA encoding:
- the ispG gene encoding flavodoxin-dependent (E)-4-hydroxy-3-methylbut-2-enyl-diphosphate synthase, whose product is MTDPMAETLATIVAPELEAAGPAPRRQTVAVKVGSITVGGGAPVVVQSMTNTDTADAEGTARQVAALARAGSEVVRITVDREESAVAVPAIKERLLKMGLDTPLVGDFHYNGHLLLTKYPDCAAALDKYRINPGNVGFGQKRDRHFTTIVEQAIKHDKPVRIGANWGSLDEDLLTELMDQNARLPRPAQARAVTREALVRSALLSAALAEEIGLPKNRIILSAKVSAVQDLITVYAELARRSDYALHLGLTEAGMGSKGIVASAASMGVLLQQGIGDTIRVSLTPEPGGDRTREVTVAQEMLQTMGLRTFVPLVAACPGCGRTTSTTFQELAFEVQDFIRTSMPGWKTRYPGVETLNVAVMGCIVNGPGESKHADIGISLPGTGEFPTAPVYLDGKKAMTLRGPTLREDFKKIVEDYVERRFGMGGRAAPTEGIDAAE